The proteins below are encoded in one region of Oryzias melastigma strain HK-1 linkage group LG7, ASM292280v2, whole genome shotgun sequence:
- the LOC112158611 gene encoding MICAL C-terminal-like protein codes for MLSQNKMHNWQENEIKELLLIRGSEAIRGQITGTVKDSVVYSRMTKLLAERGVHRTHMQVISKLKALRKQYLKYHDQKIRTGGGGRVHWLFYDLCHRAFDNSPMLSPSKRQRSPSPPPPATDSTPSPSPPAAPPPPPAATANEVQVSLWEDEVDEQEIRQHLEAEDDEEEEFSPPEQLQTINTTYTAPSRKRRATVMDQVSTLVSATVAQLREMDAAMQAQEDARLQRLMNHEREMQNSLMSQLVLMNERISRENHERNLQLVDRILSRFPSASSSH; via the exons ATGTTGTCCCAAAATAAGATGCACAACTGGCAGGAGAACGAGATCAAGGAACTTCTGCTCATTCGGGGTTCGGAGGCGATCCGCGGTCAGATCACCGGAACCGTGAAGGACTCGGTGGTCTACAGCAGGATGACCAAACTGCTGGCGGAGCGGGGGGTGCACCGGACACACATGCAAGTCATCAGCAAGCTGAAGGCTCTGCGGAAGCAGTATCTGAAATATCACGACCAGAAGATCCGAACCGGCGGCGGTGGCCGAGTCCACTGGCTCTTCTACGACCTGTGTCACCGGGCCTTCGACAACTCCCCCATGCTGAGCCCGTCCAAGCGGCAGCGGAGCCCGTCGCCGCCGCCCCCCGCGACGGACTCAACCCCGTCCCCGTCGCCTCCCGCAGCACCACCTCCTCCGCCCGCTGCCACCGCCAACGAGGTCCAGGTCAGCCTGTGGGAGGACGAGGTGGACGAGCAGGAGATCAGGCAGCACCTGGAGGCAGAAGATGACGAAGAGGAGGAGTTCAGCCCTCCGGAGCAGCTGCAGACCATCAACACCA CGTACACCGCCCCATCCCGGAAGAGAAGAGCTACCGTGATGGATCAAGTCTCCACCCTGGTGTCGGCCACCGTCGCCCAGCTCCGAGAGATGGATGCCGCCATGCAGGCGCAGGAAGACGCCCGTCTGCAGAGATTAATGAACCACGAGAGAGAAATGCAGAACAGTCTGATGAGTCAGCTGGTACTCATGAATGAGAGGATCAGTCGAGAAAACCACGAGAGAAACCTCCAACTGGTGGACAGGATCCTCTCCCGGTTCCCCTCGGCCTCCTCGAGCCACTGA